One part of the Thermanaeromonas sp. C210 genome encodes these proteins:
- the dxs gene encoding 1-deoxy-D-xylulose-5-phosphate synthase codes for MKLLDRITSPEDLKSLTLSQLEALAGEIREELVRVVARNGGHLAPNLGVVELTLALHTTFDSPRDKIIWDVGHQCYVHKILTGRRSRFATLRQFGGLSGFPKRSESPHDPFNTGHSSTSISAALGMALARDLAGEKFHVIAVIGDGALTGGMAFEAMNHAGHLGTDLIVVLNDNEMSIAGPVGAMASYLSRLRTDPRYSQSKEELEKILKRLPRVGPKFLNLMERLKDSLKYLVIPGMLFEELGFTYLGPVDGHNIVQLREILQQARRTRGPVLVHVLTRKGKGYPPAEARPEVFHGVGPFDPQKGEIIERTGPPTFTSVFGAELVRQAEEDERIVAITAAMPDGTGLIPFARRFPRRFFDVGIAEQHAVTLAAGLAAMGLKPVVAIYSTFIQRAVDQIIHDVALMGLPVTLVLDRAGLVGEDGETHHGLFDIALLRCIPGLVFMAPKDEQELRHMLATAIRVEGPAVIRYPRGQGVGVPLEGHARPLPLGRGEVLREGNHVALVALGPLAHAALEAAGELAGRGIEAAVINARFVKPLDMDLIIAWARRTGHVVTLEEHVVAGGFGSAVLEGLAAAGCGGVKVRCLGVGDVFVPHGRPGLLREYLGLVPSAIADEVEKMLRGSPAAGGKETKELFHG; via the coding sequence TTAACTTTATCCCAACTGGAAGCCCTGGCCGGCGAAATACGCGAGGAGCTGGTTAGAGTGGTGGCCCGGAACGGGGGCCACCTGGCCCCCAACCTCGGGGTCGTAGAGCTGACTCTGGCCCTCCATACCACCTTCGATTCCCCCCGGGATAAGATCATTTGGGACGTGGGGCACCAGTGTTATGTGCACAAAATCCTGACCGGCCGCCGTTCCCGGTTTGCCACCTTGCGCCAATTCGGTGGATTGAGCGGCTTCCCCAAAAGAAGCGAAAGCCCCCATGACCCCTTCAACACCGGCCACAGCAGCACTTCTATCTCAGCTGCCCTGGGCATGGCCCTGGCCCGCGATCTGGCAGGGGAGAAATTTCACGTAATAGCAGTAATCGGCGACGGGGCCCTTACGGGGGGCATGGCCTTTGAGGCCATGAACCACGCCGGGCATCTGGGCACCGACCTGATTGTTGTTTTAAACGATAACGAGATGTCCATTGCCGGGCCGGTAGGCGCCATGGCGTCTTACCTATCCCGCCTGCGTACCGATCCCCGCTATTCCCAGAGCAAGGAAGAACTGGAGAAGATATTAAAGCGCCTCCCCCGTGTCGGCCCCAAATTTCTGAACTTAATGGAGCGCCTGAAGGACAGCCTCAAGTACCTGGTAATACCAGGTATGCTTTTTGAGGAACTGGGTTTTACTTATCTGGGACCGGTGGACGGGCATAATATAGTGCAGCTAAGGGAAATATTGCAACAGGCCCGGCGCACTCGGGGGCCTGTACTGGTCCATGTCCTCACCCGTAAAGGGAAGGGCTATCCTCCGGCCGAGGCCCGGCCCGAAGTTTTCCACGGAGTCGGTCCTTTCGATCCCCAAAAGGGGGAGATTATAGAGCGGACGGGCCCTCCGACCTTTACATCTGTTTTCGGCGCCGAGCTGGTGCGCCAGGCCGAGGAAGATGAGCGCATTGTAGCCATTACGGCTGCCATGCCGGACGGCACCGGCCTCATACCCTTTGCCCGGCGGTTCCCCCGGCGATTTTTCGATGTGGGCATTGCCGAACAGCACGCGGTGACTTTGGCCGCCGGCCTGGCGGCCATGGGTTTGAAGCCCGTGGTGGCTATTTATTCGACCTTCATCCAGCGGGCAGTGGATCAGATAATCCATGACGTAGCCCTGATGGGATTGCCGGTAACCCTGGTGTTAGACCGGGCAGGCCTCGTGGGTGAAGACGGGGAAACCCACCACGGCCTTTTCGACATTGCCCTGCTGCGGTGCATACCGGGCCTTGTGTTTATGGCTCCCAAGGACGAGCAGGAGCTACGTCATATGCTGGCTACGGCCATCCGGGTTGAAGGTCCGGCGGTTATCCGGTATCCCCGGGGACAAGGCGTGGGAGTACCCCTAGAAGGGCACGCCCGGCCGCTCCCCCTGGGCAGGGGCGAGGTACTGCGGGAGGGAAACCACGTGGCCCTTGTAGCCCTGGGCCCCCTGGCCCATGCTGCCCTGGAGGCGGCCGGGGAGTTGGCCGGGCGCGGTATAGAAGCGGCGGTCATCAACGCCCGGTTCGTGAAGCCCCTGGATATGGACTTAATTATCGCCTGGGCGCGGCGTACGGGCCATGTGGTTACCTTAGAAGAACATGTAGTGGCCGGGGGATTCGGCAGCGCTGTTTTGGAAGGGTTGGCGGCGGCAGGATGCGGGGGAGTAAAGGTCCGCTGTCTGGGCGTCGGGGACGTATTTGTGCCCCACGGCCGTCCCGGCTTGTTGCGGGAATATTTAGGGCTGGTACCCTCGGCCATAGCCGACGAGGTGGAGAAAATGTTAAGGGGTTCCCCTGCCGCAGGTGGAAAGGAAACAAAGGAGCTCTTCCATGGCTAA
- the spoIIM gene encoding stage II sporulation protein M: MAQALARHVHQNLPLYFLVGCAFVVGILLGAAVVLLLGKGQEVELAAHLDNLFRQIVVAEPVAGAVTARAALKGIKEIGFFWILGLTVIGSPLIVASVLVKGFVLGFTVAFLVQEKALEGIVLSLLSVMPGNIIRLPAILAGAVLALSFSWSLVKGNLGLKAGSFLGQLVAYSLAMAFLALVVMGSGWIEAYLVPPLARIALQYF; the protein is encoded by the coding sequence ATGGCCCAGGCCCTGGCCCGGCATGTGCATCAGAACCTTCCCCTTTACTTCCTGGTGGGTTGCGCTTTTGTGGTAGGCATTTTGCTGGGTGCCGCGGTGGTCCTGCTTTTAGGGAAAGGGCAAGAGGTGGAGCTGGCCGCTCACCTGGATAACCTTTTCCGGCAGATTGTTGTGGCCGAGCCTGTGGCCGGGGCCGTTACCGCCCGGGCAGCCTTAAAGGGGATCAAGGAAATAGGGTTTTTCTGGATTTTAGGTTTAACGGTCATAGGGTCTCCTTTAATTGTGGCCTCCGTTCTGGTCAAAGGCTTTGTTCTGGGGTTTACCGTGGCCTTCCTGGTGCAGGAAAAGGCTTTAGAGGGTATAGTCCTGTCCCTGTTATCCGTAATGCCTGGCAATATAATCCGCCTTCCTGCTATCCTCGCAGGTGCGGTTTTGGCCCTTTCCTTTTCCTGGAGCCTCGTCAAGGGAAACCTGGGCCTTAAGGCCGGCAGTTTCCTGGGGCAGCTCGTGGCGTATTCATTAGCGATGGCTTTCCTGGCTCTGGTAGTAATGGGAAGCGGGTGGATTGAGGCGTACTTAGTGCCTCCGCTGGCCCGGATCGCCTTGCAGTACTTTTAA
- the argR gene encoding arginine repressor, whose product MKKAERQQLILSIIGEKPIETQGQLLQELRARGLEVTQATVSRDIKELGLIKVPAGQNSYRYAPPPEERRPNPYLRLQRLFQDSVAKVDFSENLILIRTLPGTAHAVASCIDQIEWPEIIGTVAGDDTILVIIKPKDAVPAIFQRFITMLS is encoded by the coding sequence ATGAAAAAAGCCGAGCGGCAACAGCTGATATTATCTATTATTGGCGAGAAACCCATTGAGACCCAGGGCCAGCTCCTCCAGGAACTACGGGCCCGGGGATTAGAAGTAACCCAGGCTACCGTATCCCGGGACATCAAGGAATTGGGCTTGATTAAAGTACCGGCCGGGCAGAATAGCTACCGCTACGCTCCTCCGCCGGAAGAGCGGCGGCCCAATCCCTATTTGCGTTTGCAGCGGTTGTTCCAGGATTCGGTGGCTAAGGTAGATTTCAGTGAAAACCTCATCCTTATCCGGACGCTGCCTGGCACCGCCCATGCCGTGGCGTCATGTATCGATCAAATTGAATGGCCGGAAATTATCGGTACCGTGGCCGGGGACGATACCATTCTGGTTATTATCAAGCCCAAGGACGCCGTGCCCGCCATTTTTCAGCGCTTTATAACGATGCTTTCGTAG
- the spoIVB gene encoding SpoIVB peptidase: MKNWKKKILGITLALMVLVGAFTPPVRSFFELPAEQQVVLGDKIQLDWRLPPSLAKQIAWIVYDAQGGSKVAWASGGFSATEAGDLHLQLKLFGIIPLKNINIQVVKPVAVVPGGHSIGILLHTQGVLVVGEAGVETPQGEKKYPGRRAGLEVGDVILAVNGQEVKSEEDLADMIHRAGKAGRRVELVVRRGERKFTVHVQPEYCRETGRYRIGLYVRDSTAGVGTLTFYHPTRGIYGALGHKVMPEYGSSALEITGGRIIAAAVRGIQQARKGQPGEKIGLFSANPSFSGSIQKNTTFGIFGILSGTPLPGPYGSPVPVALNGQVRPGRAEILTVVSGEQVEVFEAYIERVLPQQYSNGKGLVIRITDTRLLSLTGGIIQGMSGSPILQDGKLVGAVTHVFVNDPTRGYGVLAEWMLRESGLWEDNAAQETLPGGSLSNFPVVCFLRS; encoded by the coding sequence TTGAAAAACTGGAAAAAGAAAATTCTTGGAATAACCTTAGCCCTGATGGTCTTGGTGGGTGCTTTTACCCCGCCGGTCCGCAGTTTCTTTGAACTGCCTGCAGAACAGCAGGTGGTTCTGGGCGACAAAATCCAACTGGACTGGCGTCTACCACCTTCTCTGGCAAAACAAATAGCTTGGATTGTTTATGATGCTCAGGGTGGAAGTAAAGTAGCCTGGGCAAGCGGTGGTTTTAGCGCCACCGAGGCAGGTGACCTGCACCTGCAGTTGAAGCTCTTTGGTATTATTCCCTTAAAAAATATCAATATTCAAGTAGTAAAGCCCGTTGCCGTAGTCCCTGGCGGTCATTCCATCGGCATCCTTTTGCACACCCAAGGGGTGCTGGTGGTAGGGGAAGCGGGGGTGGAGACTCCCCAGGGAGAAAAAAAATACCCGGGCCGGCGGGCCGGGTTGGAAGTTGGGGATGTGATCCTGGCCGTCAATGGTCAGGAGGTAAAAAGTGAGGAAGACCTGGCCGATATGATTCACCGGGCTGGCAAAGCCGGAAGAAGGGTGGAACTAGTGGTGCGGAGGGGGGAACGGAAATTCACGGTCCATGTCCAGCCGGAGTATTGCCGGGAAACGGGACGCTACCGTATAGGGCTTTATGTACGGGACAGCACGGCAGGAGTAGGAACCCTTACTTTTTATCACCCCACCCGGGGGATTTATGGTGCCCTGGGACATAAGGTGATGCCGGAATACGGTTCCTCTGCTTTAGAAATAACAGGAGGGAGGATCATAGCAGCTGCCGTCCGAGGAATCCAGCAGGCCAGGAAGGGACAACCGGGCGAAAAGATAGGCCTATTTTCGGCTAACCCCAGTTTTAGCGGTAGTATCCAAAAAAACACAACTTTTGGTATTTTCGGGATACTATCCGGGACGCCCTTACCCGGCCCTTACGGTAGCCCGGTGCCGGTAGCTTTGAACGGCCAGGTGCGCCCCGGAAGGGCGGAAATCCTGACGGTAGTATCCGGTGAACAGGTAGAAGTTTTCGAGGCATATATTGAACGAGTCTTGCCCCAGCAGTACTCTAACGGTAAGGGTTTGGTCATCCGCATTACCGATACCAGGCTCCTCAGTTTGACGGGGGGCATTATCCAGGGTATGAGCGGCAGCCCTATTCTACAGGACGGGAAACTGGTGGGGGCCGTTACCCATGTATTTGTAAACGACCCCACCCGGGGCTACGGAGTGCTGGCCGAATGGATGCTAAGGGAGAGCGGGCTTTGGGAAGACAATGCGGCACAAGAAACACTACCGGGAGGGTCCTTGTCGAACTTCCCGGTAGTTTGTTTTTTACGAAGCTGA
- the spo0A gene encoding sporulation transcription factor Spo0A — protein MTQPIKVLVADDNKEFCEVLEEYFNEQPDLLLTGIAHNGHETLQLIRECEPDIVVLDIIMPHLDGIGVLEKLAEYDPRPKVVVLTALGQEAMTIRTLELGADYYILKPFDLEVLGNRLRQLANGQPLPPSAPVARNRNMDVEVTKIIHQMGVPAHIKGYQYLREAILLVIEDVNLLGAVTKELYPMIARKYMTTPSRVERAIRHAIELAWDRGNVDMMTKFFGYTINMERGKPTNSEFIAMVADKLRIGAKIN, from the coding sequence ATGACCCAACCCATAAAAGTGCTGGTGGCCGACGATAACAAAGAATTTTGTGAGGTGCTGGAGGAGTATTTCAACGAGCAACCGGATCTCCTTTTAACGGGAATCGCCCATAACGGACATGAAACGCTGCAATTGATCCGCGAATGCGAACCAGATATTGTAGTCTTGGATATTATAATGCCCCATTTGGACGGTATTGGCGTGCTGGAGAAGCTCGCGGAATACGATCCCCGGCCTAAGGTAGTAGTCTTAACGGCCCTGGGGCAGGAGGCCATGACCATCCGTACTCTGGAGTTGGGAGCCGACTACTACATACTCAAGCCCTTCGATCTGGAGGTCCTGGGTAATCGCCTGCGGCAGCTTGCCAACGGGCAGCCCCTTCCGCCTTCGGCGCCCGTGGCCCGCAACCGCAATATGGACGTCGAAGTTACTAAAATCATTCACCAAATGGGGGTTCCGGCCCATATCAAGGGCTATCAGTATTTACGGGAAGCCATCCTACTGGTCATCGAAGACGTAAACCTTTTGGGAGCCGTTACCAAGGAGCTCTATCCCATGATTGCCCGCAAGTACATGACCACTCCCAGCCGTGTGGAGCGGGCCATTCGTCATGCCATCGAGCTGGCCTGGGACCGGGGAAACGTGGATATGATGACTAAATTCTTTGGCTACACTATTAATATGGAACGAGGCAAGCCTACCAACTCGGAGTTCATCGCCATGGTTGCCGACAAGCTCCGTATTGGAGCGAAAATTAACTAA
- a CDS encoding TlyA family RNA methyltransferase, translating into MAKARKRLDVLLVERGLFPTREQARKAIMAGEVLVNGQALFKPGSQVGEEAEIKVLASSPPYVSRGGLKLEGALHEFAIDPSGRVALDAGASTGGFTDCLLKHGARRVHAVDVGYGQLDWRLRQDPRVVVHERVNLRYLTPEILGERVDLATLDLSFISLSKVWPAVRQCLLPRGEVIALVKPQFEAGPERVGKKGVVRDPGVHRQVLLEVCSGARAQGFSLLGITYSPLLGPEGNREFFLWLAVDVSGLTWPEVEALVPEVVSRAHEEVKRRRE; encoded by the coding sequence ATGGCTAAAGCCAGAAAAAGATTGGATGTTCTCCTGGTAGAGAGGGGGCTGTTCCCCACCCGCGAGCAGGCCCGTAAGGCCATTATGGCGGGAGAAGTGCTAGTTAACGGACAGGCCCTCTTTAAGCCCGGCAGCCAGGTGGGGGAGGAAGCGGAGATCAAGGTGTTAGCTTCCTCGCCCCCCTACGTCAGCCGCGGTGGTTTGAAGCTGGAGGGGGCCTTACATGAGTTTGCCATAGATCCCTCGGGGAGGGTAGCCCTGGACGCCGGGGCTTCCACCGGAGGATTCACCGACTGCCTCCTTAAGCACGGCGCCCGGAGGGTACATGCGGTGGATGTGGGGTACGGCCAGCTCGACTGGCGGCTGCGCCAGGACCCGCGGGTTGTAGTTCACGAAAGGGTAAACCTGAGGTACTTAACCCCGGAGATTCTGGGCGAAAGAGTAGATCTAGCCACGCTAGATCTTTCTTTTATTTCCCTAAGTAAGGTGTGGCCGGCCGTCCGGCAGTGCCTTCTGCCGCGGGGCGAGGTAATAGCCCTGGTTAAGCCCCAGTTTGAAGCAGGGCCGGAAAGGGTGGGGAAGAAGGGTGTTGTCCGCGACCCTGGGGTTCACCGCCAGGTCCTGCTGGAAGTTTGTTCGGGAGCCCGGGCCCAGGGCTTTTCCCTTTTAGGGATCACCTATTCTCCCCTTTTAGGCCCCGAGGGAAACAGGGAGTTTTTCTTGTGGCTGGCCGTGGATGTTTCCGGCCTCACCTGGCCGGAGGTGGAAGCCCTGGTGCCGGAGGTAGTGTCCCGGGCCCATGAAGAAGTAAAAAGGAGAAGGGAGTAA
- the xerD gene encoding site-specific tyrosine recombinase XerD, giving the protein MQQLLDDFLYYLAVERGLAENTLASYHSDLEQYFNYLAEAKVTSLEDAGRGLIVAYLVRLQQQGRSPATICRHLAALRSFYQFLVREGVLASDPTATMESPRQARKLPRVLTVEEVELLLNQPRTKTPAGLRDKAMLELLYASGLRVSELVSLNVDQVNLQEAYVRCVGKGARERVVPIGPVACFYLKAYLEHGRGRLLKGRKETALFINQQGKRLSRQGCWKIIKAYARAAGLPRNITPHTLRHSFATHLLENGADLRSVQELLGHADISTTQIYTHLTQKKIREIYNHTHPRA; this is encoded by the coding sequence TTGCAGCAACTATTGGACGATTTTCTTTATTATCTGGCCGTGGAGCGGGGGTTGGCCGAGAATACCCTGGCTTCATATCACAGCGATTTGGAGCAATACTTTAACTATCTGGCCGAGGCCAAGGTAACTTCCCTGGAGGATGCCGGCCGCGGCCTAATCGTTGCTTACTTGGTCCGCCTGCAGCAGCAAGGTCGTTCTCCGGCCACCATCTGTCGGCACCTGGCTGCCCTACGGTCATTTTACCAGTTTTTGGTTCGCGAGGGGGTTTTGGCCAGCGACCCTACGGCTACCATGGAATCTCCCCGCCAGGCCCGGAAGTTGCCCCGGGTGTTGACCGTCGAAGAAGTGGAACTGCTTCTTAACCAGCCCCGGACCAAGACTCCGGCCGGGCTGCGGGATAAGGCAATGCTTGAATTGCTTTATGCGAGCGGCCTGAGGGTTTCAGAACTGGTGTCCTTGAATGTGGACCAGGTGAACTTGCAGGAAGCCTACGTCCGGTGTGTAGGTAAGGGCGCACGGGAGCGGGTAGTGCCCATTGGACCGGTGGCCTGCTTTTACCTTAAAGCGTACCTGGAACATGGGCGGGGCCGACTGCTGAAGGGTAGAAAGGAGACTGCTCTATTTATCAATCAACAGGGTAAAAGGTTGTCCCGCCAGGGTTGCTGGAAGATTATCAAAGCCTATGCCCGGGCGGCCGGGCTCCCGCGCAACATTACACCTCATACTCTACGCCATTCTTTTGCTACCCATTTACTGGAAAACGGGGCTGACTTGCGTTCGGTGCAAGAACTCTTGGGGCACGCGGACATCAGTACGACCCAGATTTATACCCACCTCACGCAGAAAAAAATTAGAGAAATCTACAATCATACTCACCCCCGGGCCTGA
- a CDS encoding NAD(+)/NADH kinase, with protein sequence MQRIALIANHSKPQVYGVTLDLMDWLEKRGVEPLVLSGTAERLGCPERGIGAEELAKADCVLSLGGDGTLLQAARLVAKMGIPILGINLGHLGFLTEIELNDLFPSLERLIKGDFRIEERMMLSAWLERDGRRTSFTALNDVVITKGAFSRMLRLEVYVGEAYLDTYPADGLIVSSPTGSTAYSLSAGGPLVSPELQVMIITPICPHTLYARPLVVRGDREIRVRVHAPGAEVMLTVDGQQGVPLDHGEEVITSRAGVPARLIRLQGRSFYSLVREKLREGGNRHSLEEPGDGE encoded by the coding sequence TTGCAGAGAATAGCTTTAATAGCCAATCATAGCAAGCCGCAGGTATACGGTGTAACCCTCGACCTGATGGACTGGCTGGAAAAGCGGGGCGTTGAGCCCCTGGTGCTGTCCGGCACGGCCGAAAGGCTCGGATGTCCCGAGCGGGGTATTGGGGCCGAGGAGTTGGCAAAGGCGGACTGCGTACTATCCCTGGGGGGAGACGGCACCCTTTTACAGGCCGCCAGGCTGGTAGCCAAAATGGGTATTCCCATTTTAGGGATCAATCTGGGTCATCTGGGGTTTTTGACGGAAATCGAATTGAATGATCTCTTTCCCTCCCTGGAGAGGCTCATCAAAGGCGATTTCCGCATCGAGGAGCGTATGATGCTGTCCGCCTGGCTGGAGCGAGACGGCAGAAGGACTTCTTTTACAGCCCTCAACGATGTGGTTATTACCAAAGGTGCCTTTTCCCGCATGCTGAGACTGGAAGTATATGTAGGCGAGGCCTATCTCGATACCTATCCGGCGGACGGGCTGATCGTGTCTTCCCCTACCGGCTCTACTGCCTACTCCCTGTCGGCGGGGGGGCCTTTGGTGTCACCGGAGCTTCAGGTAATGATTATAACCCCCATCTGTCCCCACACCCTCTACGCCCGTCCCCTGGTAGTACGGGGAGACCGGGAAATTCGCGTTAGGGTCCATGCCCCGGGAGCCGAAGTAATGCTAACCGTTGACGGCCAGCAAGGGGTCCCCTTGGACCACGGCGAGGAAGTGATCACCTCTAGGGCGGGGGTGCCCGCCCGTCTCATACGCCTGCAGGGGCGTTCCTTTTACAGCCTGGTACGGGAAAAACTGCGGGAAGGAGGCAACCGCCATAGCCTTGAAGAGCCTGGCGACGGGGAATGA
- the recN gene encoding DNA repair protein RecN, which translates to MLQLLQIENFALIEKLDLELGPGLNVLTGETGAGKSIIIDAIGLLVGARASGDYLREGSRRARVSGLFNCRGITGVEGVLEELGIPMEEDGSLLLSRELSSTGRHTCRINGRSVTLSMYQRVGQQLVDLHGQHAYQSLLKPSYQLQLLDSFAGLEALRREVGDIYGQWRSAQKELAELYGNPGERERQKDLLRFQVEEIDRAGLRMGEEEELRQELQVLNNAEELSREAQAIYSLLFGGPEGGREAVYDLLAQAEESLKAMAAIDPELGKWLDFLAEARVRVEEVARSVRSYGEGLDLDPTRIRQIEERLETLRRLRRKYGETVEEILRFREEAASTLEKLEKQEDNAKYLEEEVVRLEGLYRERAEELRKLRLEAAGQLEGEIQKALQDLALPAARVKIVCRKKEVPGPQGWDAVEFFFQPNPGEGSYPLAQIASGGEMARVMLALKSILAGVDEIPTLIFDEVDAGVGGQAARAVALHLAHIGKRHQVLCVTHSAQLASLADCHFNVSKVVHGGRTFTRVKELKGRDRLEELARLLSGEVSPAALKHAGELLDQAKATKRN; encoded by the coding sequence ATGCTTCAGCTCCTGCAAATAGAGAATTTTGCCTTGATTGAAAAACTGGACCTCGAACTGGGGCCCGGTTTAAACGTGCTAACCGGGGAAACGGGCGCCGGCAAGTCCATTATTATCGATGCCATCGGATTACTGGTAGGGGCGAGGGCCTCCGGGGATTACTTGAGGGAAGGCAGCCGGAGGGCGCGGGTGAGCGGGCTTTTTAATTGCCGGGGAATAACCGGCGTGGAAGGGGTCCTGGAAGAGCTGGGTATTCCCATGGAAGAAGATGGAAGCCTCCTCTTGAGCCGGGAGCTCAGCAGCACCGGTCGTCACACCTGCCGCATCAACGGGCGCAGCGTCACCCTCTCCATGTACCAGCGGGTAGGTCAGCAACTGGTAGACCTCCACGGGCAGCATGCTTACCAGTCCCTCCTCAAGCCCAGCTACCAGTTACAATTGCTGGATAGTTTTGCCGGCCTCGAAGCCTTGCGCCGGGAAGTAGGGGATATCTATGGCCAGTGGCGGTCCGCCCAGAAAGAACTGGCGGAGCTTTATGGCAACCCCGGCGAGAGGGAAAGACAGAAGGATTTGTTGCGCTTTCAGGTAGAAGAAATCGACAGGGCCGGCCTAAGGATGGGAGAAGAAGAAGAACTGCGGCAAGAACTCCAGGTCTTAAATAATGCCGAAGAGTTAAGCAGGGAGGCACAGGCGATATACAGCCTCCTCTTTGGAGGGCCGGAAGGGGGAAGGGAGGCCGTCTACGATCTCCTCGCCCAGGCCGAAGAAAGCCTCAAGGCCATGGCGGCCATCGACCCGGAACTCGGCAAATGGCTGGACTTCCTCGCCGAAGCCAGGGTCCGGGTAGAGGAAGTGGCCAGATCCGTGCGCAGCTACGGCGAAGGGCTGGATTTGGATCCCACCCGCATCCGTCAAATCGAAGAACGCCTGGAAACCCTGCGGCGTTTACGGCGCAAATACGGGGAGACGGTGGAAGAAATCCTGCGGTTCCGCGAGGAGGCGGCTTCAACCCTAGAGAAATTGGAAAAACAAGAAGATAATGCCAAATACTTGGAGGAAGAAGTGGTCCGCCTGGAGGGCCTTTACCGGGAGAGGGCAGAGGAGCTCCGAAAATTGCGCCTGGAGGCGGCCGGGCAGTTGGAAGGGGAAATACAGAAAGCCCTCCAGGATCTGGCCCTGCCGGCGGCCAGGGTAAAGATTGTCTGTAGGAAGAAGGAGGTGCCCGGTCCCCAGGGGTGGGACGCGGTGGAATTCTTTTTCCAGCCCAATCCGGGAGAAGGGAGCTACCCCCTGGCTCAGATAGCTTCGGGAGGAGAAATGGCCAGGGTTATGCTGGCCCTAAAAAGCATCCTGGCGGGTGTTGATGAAATTCCCACCCTCATTTTTGACGAAGTTGATGCCGGCGTGGGCGGCCAGGCTGCGCGGGCCGTCGCTCTGCACCTGGCCCACATCGGCAAGCGCCATCAGGTTCTTTGTGTGACCCACTCGGCCCAGCTGGCCAGCCTAGCCGACTGCCATTTTAATGTAAGTAAGGTAGTCCATGGAGGGAGAACCTTTACCCGGGTAAAAGAACTAAAGGGCCGGGACCGCCTGGAAGAGCTGGCCCGGCTCCTTTCCGGCGAGGTAAGCCCCGCAGCTCTAAAGCATGCTGGCGAGCTTCTAGACCAGGCAAAAGCAACTAAACGCAATTAA
- a CDS encoding NUDIX domain-containing protein: protein MVEAKRFRERCLKSERIYTGKILNLRRDWVALPDGREASREVVEHAGAVAVVALDEKGRVYLVRQYRYPIGRVTLEIPAGKLDPGESPEACARRELREEVGLVAQSWEHLLTFYSTPGFSDEIMYLFLARDLSREKAQPDEDEFLEIISLPLQEAVNKIWTGEIKDAKTIIGLLALRYKVTGQAYSF, encoded by the coding sequence GTGGTAGAGGCGAAAAGATTCAGAGAGAGATGTTTAAAATCCGAAAGAATCTACACAGGCAAAATCCTTAACCTCCGCAGGGATTGGGTAGCCCTGCCCGACGGCCGGGAGGCCAGCCGGGAAGTCGTCGAGCACGCCGGAGCTGTAGCCGTGGTGGCGCTGGATGAAAAGGGAAGAGTTTACTTGGTAAGACAGTACCGGTATCCCATCGGCCGGGTCACCCTGGAAATTCCGGCGGGGAAGCTCGATCCCGGGGAGAGCCCGGAGGCCTGCGCCCGGCGCGAGCTCAGGGAAGAAGTGGGCCTTGTAGCCCAAAGCTGGGAGCACCTCCTAACTTTCTACAGCACCCCCGGTTTTTCCGATGAAATTATGTACCTTTTTTTGGCCCGGGATCTTTCAAGGGAGAAGGCCCAGCCGGATGAAGATGAATTTTTGGAGATTATTTCTCTGCCTCTGCAAGAGGCCGTGAATAAGATCTGGACAGGAGAAATTAAGGATGCCAAAACCATAATCGGGTTACTGGCCCTGAGGTATAAAGTAACCGGCCAAGCATATTCATTTTAG